One window from the genome of Aricia agestis chromosome 6, ilAriAges1.1, whole genome shotgun sequence encodes:
- the LOC121728311 gene encoding serine protease inhibitor Kazal-type 4-like gives MENGDVDKITLVLLIATIAFCQDNRIMSKNEAQHIQENYMERVTDSLPLLELITDCEECPRAYLPVCGTDNRTYSNLCWLNCVRTRFQKVVFHAYDGHCHQFVMPFDY, from the coding sequence TATTACTAATAGCGACCATAGCGTTCTGCCAGGATAACCGAATAATGAGCAAGAATGAGGCTCAGCATATTCAGGAGAACTACATGGAGAGGGTCACAGATTCCCTGCCTCTCCTGGAGCTGATAACCGACTGTGAGGAATGTCCGAGAGCCTATCTCCCAGTCTGTGGCACTGACAATAGAACCTACTCCAACCTGTGCTGGCTGAACTGCGTCAGGACGAGGTTTCAGAAGGTTGTGTTTCACGCGTACGATGGTCACTGTCATCAATTTGTTATGCCTTTTGACTACTGA